The following coding sequences lie in one Panicum virgatum strain AP13 chromosome 6N, P.virgatum_v5, whole genome shotgun sequence genomic window:
- the LOC120679053 gene encoding obg-like ATPase 1 isoform X2 has product MTGDHANIKVPAYLEIIDIAGLIRGSHAGDGLGNMFLSHIHAVDGIFHVLRAFECSEITHVDDTADPVRDLDTISEELRLKDIDFMNKKFEDLEKSMKRSNDKQLKIEHELCERVIKHLQDGKDVRLGDWKAADIEILNNFQLLTAKPVVYLVNMIEKDFQRKRTSFYPRYMLGQVLAGQTKAPQAAGAIHSNFIRKGICAEVMKFDDLKELGSESAVKAAGKYKQEGKTYVVQDGDSIFFKFNVSDGGKK; this is encoded by the exons ATGACTGGAGATCATGCCAACATAAAG GTGCCTGCATATCTGGAAATAATTGACATAGCTGGGCTTATTAGAGGTTCTCATGCAGGGGATGGTCTGGGCAATATGTTCCTGTCTCATATACATGCGGTTGATGGAATCTTTCATGTCTTGA GGGCATTTGAATGCTCAGAAATTACTCATGTTGATGATACAGCAGATCCTGTTAGAGATTTGGATACTATTAGTGAAGAGCTCAGACTAAAG GATATAGATTTCATGAATAAGAAATTTGAGGACCTTGAGAAGTCAATGAAGAGGAGCAATGATAAGCAGCTCAAAATTGAACATGAATTATGTGAGAGG GTCATAAAACATCTCCAGGATGGGAAAGATGTCCGCTTAGGCGATTGGAAAGCTGCTGACATTGAGATCTTGAATAACTTCCAGCTACTTACCGCAAAGCCAGTTGTCTACTTG GTGAATATGATTGAGAAGGACTTCCAGAGGAAAAGAACAAGTTTCTACCCAAGATACATGCTTG GTCAAGTGTTGGCAGGTCAAACTAAGGCCCCTCAAGCTGCTGGTGCAATTCACTCCAATTTCATT CGAAAGGGGATATGTGCTGAG GTAATGAAGTTTGATGATCTTAAAGAGTTGGGCAGTGAATCTGCTGTCAAG GCTGCTGGAAAATACAAGCAGGAGGGGAAGACTTACGTGGTGCAGGATGGGGACAGTATCTTCTTCAAGTTCAACGTGTCTGATGGCGGGAAGAAGTGA
- the LOC120679053 gene encoding obg-like ATPase 1 isoform X3 — MTGDHANIKVPAYLEIIDIAGLIRGSHAGDGLGNMFLSHIHAVDGIFHVLRAFECSEITHVDDTADPVRDLDTISEELRLKDIDFMNKKFEDLEKSMKRSNDKQLKIEHELCERVIKHLQDGKDVRLGDWKAADIEILNNFQLLTAKPVVYLVNMIEKDFQRKRTSFYPRYMLGQVLAGQTKAPQAAGAIHSNFERGYVLR; from the exons ATGACTGGAGATCATGCCAACATAAAG GTGCCTGCATATCTGGAAATAATTGACATAGCTGGGCTTATTAGAGGTTCTCATGCAGGGGATGGTCTGGGCAATATGTTCCTGTCTCATATACATGCGGTTGATGGAATCTTTCATGTCTTGA GGGCATTTGAATGCTCAGAAATTACTCATGTTGATGATACAGCAGATCCTGTTAGAGATTTGGATACTATTAGTGAAGAGCTCAGACTAAAG GATATAGATTTCATGAATAAGAAATTTGAGGACCTTGAGAAGTCAATGAAGAGGAGCAATGATAAGCAGCTCAAAATTGAACATGAATTATGTGAGAGG GTCATAAAACATCTCCAGGATGGGAAAGATGTCCGCTTAGGCGATTGGAAAGCTGCTGACATTGAGATCTTGAATAACTTCCAGCTACTTACCGCAAAGCCAGTTGTCTACTTG GTGAATATGATTGAGAAGGACTTCCAGAGGAAAAGAACAAGTTTCTACCCAAGATACATGCTTG GTCAAGTGTTGGCAGGTCAAACTAAGGCCCCTCAAGCTGCTGGTGCAATTCACTCCAATTT CGAAAGGGGATATGTGCTGAG GTAA
- the LOC120679053 gene encoding pentatricopeptide repeat-containing protein At2g26790, mitochondrial-like isoform X1, with product MLLWRWPKCTAEWFRHRKFFPWEAASCPFSVFTASAQLDDSSGDEKLNCAPDNEPFRKRRRHLSSDSVVQTLRCLRRKPAVAFAYFKDTQSLGFHHDFSTFSEITQILSHSFQGKMLVSLFCEIISATDSGGPEILTLLDHLRKSCVTSHVLTFAVNCLIKAYTTCYDAQATLEEFCHLCRLGFLPTVWACNFVLKFVSQSGESDMVVTAYDQMKCFQLTLDSHSLNIVTRSLFQAKKADEAFQVWIGMIEMGVKPDVRGYSSFIIGLCDCGKYELAYNMVSRYTVLQEITQERVPIEAMAYNLVIDGLCKEMKMEEAEKVLENKTKHGSAPDLYGYSYLIHSYCKMGNLEKAWQHVEAMVSHGIDINCHIVGYLLQCLRKLGMTSEVIVYFQKFRDLGVHFDGVLYNIGMDAYCKLGNMNEAVQLLNEMMAEGLVPDKIHYTCLINGYCLKGEAENAWQVFEEMLKANIKPDVVTYNILASGYSRNGLVMKVFDLLEHMMDQGLEPNSLTYGVVIAGFCRGGNLSEAEVLFNIVEEKGINNIEVMYSSMVCGYLHSGWTDHAYLLFLRVAKQGNMVDRFSCLKLINGLCRDGKVEEASTVCSMMLEKNNVPDVISYSKLISAYCQTGDMHIARLWFDDMVERGLSDVIAYTVLINGYCKVRRFKEAFDLFDQMRNLGIKPDVVAYTVLLDGHLKEILLRGWQDFESKEMKSFHLRAEHKKLLSSMKDMEIEPDVTCYTVLINGQCKAEYLDEARGLFDEMLTKGLTPDVYTYTALINGYCSQGDIAKAEDLLQEMIDKGMKPDELTFSVLHQRTWR from the coding sequence ATGCTCCTGTGGCGGTGGCCCAAATGCACTGCTGAATGGTTCAGGCACAGGAAGTTTTTCCCTTGGGAAGCTGCTTCCTGCCCCTTCTCCGTATTCACTGCTTCAGCTCAGTTAGATGACTCGAGCGGTGATGAAAAGCTGAATTGTGCTCCAGATAACGAACCTTTCCGGAAACGACGCCGGCATCTGAGCTCTGACAGTGTTGTGCAGACGCTCCGCTGCCTGAGGAGGAAGCCTGCTGTTGCATTTGCCTACTTTAAAGATACACAGAGCCTTGGGTTTCACCATGACTTCTCAACCTTCTCCGAGATCACACAAATTTTATCCCATTCATTCCAGGGGAAGATGCTGGTATCCTTGTTTTGTGAGATTATCTCAGCAACTGATAGTGGCGGTCCAGAAATCTTAACACTGCTTGATCACCTCAGGAAATCATGTGTCACTTCTCACGTGCTCACGTTTGCAGTAAATTGCTTGATCAAGGCATACACCACATGCTATGATGCACAAGCAACATTAGAGGAATTTTGTCACCTTTGCAGGCTTGGATTTCTCCCAACAGTTTGGGCTTGCAACTTTGTGCTCAAATTTGTATCTCAGAGTGGTGAGTCGGATATGGTTGTCACAGCTTATGATCAAATGAAGTGCTTTCAGTTGACGCTGGATTCTCATTCATTGAACATAGTCACTAGGTCGCTTTTTCAAGCAAAGAAGGCAGATGAAGCATTCCAAGTGTGGATTGGGATGATTGAAATGGGAGTGAAACCAGATGTACGTGGATACTCGTCATTTATAATTGGCCTTTGTGATTGTGGAAAGTATGAACTAGCTTATAACATGGTAAGCAGATATACTGTTCTACAAGAAATCACCCAGGAGAGGGTTCCTATTGAAGCCATGGCTTATAACTTGGTAATTGATGGACTATGCAAAGAAATGAAAATGGAGGAGGCTGAAAAAGTCTTGGAAAACAAGACCAAACATGGATCTGCCCCTGATCTCTATGGTTACAGCTATCTCATTCATAGTTATTGCAAAATGGGTAACCTAGAAAAGGCGTGGCAACATGTTGAAGCCATGGTATCCCATGGCATTGATATAAATTGTCACATTGTTGGCTACCTTCTACAGTGCCTCAGGAAACTAGGCATGACATCAGAAGTTATTGTGTACTTCCAGAAATTTAGAGATTTAGGAGTCCATTTTGATGGCGTGCTTTATAACATTGGCATGGATGCTTATTGCAAGCTCGGGAACATGAATGAGGCAGTTCAGCTACTGAATGAAATGATGGCTGAAGGTTTGGTACCAGACAAAATCCACTATACATGCCTGATCAACGGTTACTGTCTAAAAGGAGAAGCAGAAAATGCTTGGCAAGTATTTGAAGAGATGCTGAAGGCAAATATAAAACCAGATGTAGTTACATATAACATACTGGCTAGCGGATATAGCAGAAATGGTCTTGTTATGAAGGTATTTGATCTTCTAGAGCACATGATGGATCAAGGGTTGGAGCCTAATTCACTCACCTATGGTGTAGTTATTGCTGGCTTTTGTAGAGGAGGCAACCTGAGTGAAGCAGAGGTGTTATTTAATATAGTAGAAGAAAAAGGGATCAATAATATTGAAGTGATGTACAGTTCTATGGTTTGTGGTTATTTGCACTCAGGCTGGACTGACCATGCTTACCTGCTTTTTCTTAGGGTTGCTAAACAAGGAAATATGGTGGATCGATTTTCATGTTTAAAATTGATAAACGGCCTTTGTAGAGATGGAAAAGTTGAAGAGGCTTCAACTGTATGTAGTATGATGCTGGAAAAGAATAATGTTCCTGATGTAATTTCCTATAGCAAACTTATATCAGCTTATTGTCAGACAGGAGATATGCACATTGCTCGCTTATGGTTCGATGATATGGTCGAGCGAGGACTTTCTGATGTGATTGCATACACTGTACTGATAAATGGTTATTGCAAGGTTCGCCGGTTTAAAGAAGCATTTGACTTATTTGATCAAATGAGAAATTTAGGAATCAAGCCTGATGTAGTTGCATACACTGTGCTATTGGATGGCCACCTAAAGGAGATCCTGCTCCGAGGGTGGCAGGATTTTGAATCCAAGGAAATGAAGAGTTTTCATCTTAGAGCAGAGCATAAGAAGTTGCTGAGCTCTATGAAAGACATGGAAATTGAACCTGATGTAACCTGTTACACAGTATTGATTAATGGACAGTGCAAAGCAGAATATCTAGATGAAGCTCGGGGATTGTTCGATGAGATGTTAACGAAAGGACTTACTCCTGATGTTTACACATACACAGCTCTCATAAATGGATACTGCAGCCAGGGAGATATAGCTAAGGCTGAAGATCTTTTACAAGAAATGATAGATAAGGGAATGAAGCCAGATGAACTGACGTTTTCAGTATTACATCAGAGAACCTGGAGATAA
- the LOC120679054 gene encoding obg-like ATPase 1 yields the protein MPPKAKKDAAPAERPILGRFSSHLKIGIVGLPNVGKSTFFNIVTKLAIPAENFPFCTIEPNEARVNVPDERFDWLCQLYKPKSEVPAYLEITDIAGLIRGAHAGDGLGNAFLSHIRAVDGIFHVLRAFEDSEITHVDDTVDPVRDLETISEELRLKDIDFMNKKIEDLEKSMKRSNDKQLKIEHELCERVIKHLQDGKDVRLGDWKAADIEILNTFQLLTAKPVVYLVNMSEKDFQRKKNKFLPKIHAWVQEHGGETILPFSCAFEQKLVDMPEDEAAKYCAENQLTSMIPKIIKTGFAAIHLIYFFTAGPDEVKCWQIRRQTKAPQAAGAIHSDFERGFICAEVMKFDDLKELGSESAVKAAGKYKQEGKTCVVQDGDIIFFKFNVSGGGKK from the exons ATGCCTCCCAAGGCGAAGAAGGACGCCGCGCCGGCCGAGCGCCCCATCCTCGGCCGCTTCTCCTCCCACCTCAAGATCGGGATC GTTGGGTTGCCGAATGTTGGCAAATCAACTTTCTTCAACATAGTAACAAAGCTCGCAATCCCAGCTGAGAACTTCCCTTTCTGTACCATTGAACCAAATGAGGCACGTGTGAATGTTCCAGATGAGCGATTTGACTGGCTTTGCCAACTTTACAAGCCAAAGAGTGAG GTGCCTGCATATCTGGAAATAACTGACATAGCTGGGCTTATTAGAGGAGCTCATGCAGGGGATGGTTTGGGCAATGCGTTTCTGTCCCATATACGTGCTGTTGATGGAATCTTTCATGTCTTGA GGGCATTTGAAGACTCAGAAATTACTCATGTTGATGACACAGTAGATCCTGTTAGAGATTTGGAAACTATTAGTGAAGAGCTCAGACTAAAG GATATAGATTTCATGAATAAGAAAATTGAGGACCTTGAGAAGTCAATGAAGAGGAGCAATGATAAGCAGCTCAAAATTGAACATGAATTATGTGAGAGG GTCATAAAACATCTCCAGGATGGGAAAGATGTCCGCTTAGGCGATTGGAAAGCTGCTGACATTGAGATCTTGAATACCTTCCAGCTACTTACCGCAAAGCCAGTTGTCTACTTG GTGAATATGAGTGAGAAGGACTTCCAGaggaaaaagaacaagtttCTACCCAAGATACATGCTTG GGTGCAGGAACATGGTGGTGAAACCATACTTCCTTTCAGCTGTGCTTTTGAACAAAAACTAGTGGATATGCCAGAAGACGAAGCTGCCAAATATTGTGCTGAAAACCAACTAACAAG CATGATCCCAAAAATTATCAAGACTGGTTTTGCAGCAATTCATCTGATATACTTTTTCACTGCTGGTCCTGATGAG GTCAAGTGTTGGCAGATCAGACGTCAAACTAAGGCCCCTCAAGCTGCTGGTGCAATTCACTCTGATTTCGAAAGGGGCTTCATATGTGCTGAG GTAATGAAGTTTGATGATCTTAAAGAGTTGGGCAGTGAATCTGCTGTCAAG GCTGCTGGAAAATACAAGCAGGAGGGGAAGACTTGCGTGGTGCAGGACGGGGACATTATCTTCTTCAAGTTCAACGTGTCTGGTGGTGGGAAGAAGTGA